The Pseudodesulfovibrio sediminis genome includes the window GGATCAATGGTCATATCCGGCAGGTCTTCAGGGACATCAAACACGAGATCCAGGCCGGGAGTCTCGACGAACAACCCGTTGACCGCATCAGCGGCCCCTTTGAGAATCCGTGTGGGAGAGACGCGCTGGTCATCCCAGTTCATGCGTCCTGCTTCAATCCGGACCAGATCAAGGAAGTCATTGACCAGCCGGGTCAACCGCTCCCCTTCATTGACGATGATATCAAGGTTATCACAGATGCGATCGCCCATCCTGTTCATCTTTTCATCCACACCGGACGTAGGCAGAAACACCTTACAAAAATCCCGGTGGATAAGCTTGGCAAAACCGAGCACGCTGGTCAGGGGAGTCCGTAATTCATGGGAGACCGATGAAAGGAAAGCCGTCTTGTTCTGGTCGACTTCCTGAAGGCGGCGATTGGCCTGTTCCAACTCCAGAGCCTTTTGTTCAAGCTCGCTGGTGCGGTCAGCCACCAACTGCTCCAGTTGCTGGTTCATGTTCGCCAGTTCGGCCTCGGCTCGTTTTCGCTTTGAAATATCAACGACAAATCCTTCGATCAGCTCCAGTTTTCCGCTGTCATCAAAGAGCCCACGACTGTTGATGACAATCCAGGTACGTGAACCGTCCTTGCGATAGACCTCCACTTCAAACCCCGAAACCATGCCGTGCGCCTCAAGAATCTCCAGCATCATGTCCCGACTTTCGGAGTGGACATACAGCTCATTGGAAATATTCCTCACACTGTTTATGAGTTCCTGCGGAGAGTCATACCCGGCGAGCACCGCCATGGCGGGATTGGCAGTCACAAACCGGCCGGCAGGCGTTGATTGGAAAATGCCCTCGACAGCGCTCTCAAACAGATTGCGATAGCGTTCCTGTGCCTCGGCCTCCTGCTCCTCGGCCCGTTGCTGCTCACGACGCCCCCTGGCCTCTCGCAGTTCCCGGCCAATGGCTGGAATCAATCGGGACCAGTTGCCTTTCCTCACATAGTCGCTGGCCCCGGATTTGAGAATCTCGACGGCATCCTCTTCCACCAGCACACCGGAGATGATGACAAACGGCACATCCAGCCCTCGCTCCCGAACGATACGCAAGGCTTCTCGTCCATCAAAGGAAGGCATATGGAAGTCGGACAGGACGATGTCCCAGGTCTCTTCGAGCAGGGCATTCTCAAGGGCGGCAGGCGTCTCCACAATACGATAGACCGGATCATAGCCCCCCTTTCTCAACTGACGCAGCGTGAGCAGGGCATCATCTTCAGAGTCCTCGATGATCAGAAGTCGTATCGGTATACCTACGTTTTTCTCCATTATACCTGCCCCAGGAAGAAGAACACCGTTGTCCCGGCATGCTGTACGGATTCGGCCCATATCCGTCCGCCGTGTCGGTTGATGATTCGTTTGGCTGTCGCCAACCCCACGCCGAGACCGGCATATTCCTCGTCGTCATGCATACGCTGAAATGCACCGAACAGCCGCTTCTCAGCATAGTTCATATCAAATCCCACGCCGTTGTCCCGTACATACAGGACCTGATCACCTGCACGGTCCATCTGCCCAACCTCGATGGCCGCATCCTGTACCCGGCTGGTAAACTTCCACGCATTGTCCAGAAGCTTTTCCAGTAGAAGACGCAACAATCGGAGATCGGCAACTACCATGATATCTTCCTCAACATTGAACCGAGGTACATGATTATCGTATCGGGTTGACACAACCCCCTCCACCTCGCGGACCAGCCTGGTGAAATCGACTTCACCCAACGCCATCTCTCCACGCGACTCCCGCGAAATCAGCAGCAGTCCGTCAATGTACTCATGTACTTTTCTGCCGCCACTGCGCACCCGTTCAAGATACTCTCTGCCGGTCGCATCCAGTTGGTCGCCATAATCCTCGACCACCGCCTGACTGAAACCGTCGATGGCCCTGAGCGGCGCACGAAGATCGTGAGAGATCGCGTACAGGAGCTGGTCAATCTCAATATTCAACTCGTCAATCTTTGATTGGCAGTCATCGGTTTTCATCCGCGCACCTCAAGCCTGTTCCGGCCCGGTATTGAGTACCAGCCAATACAGCCCCAACTGTTTGACCGCCTCGGTAAACTGGTCAAAATCAACAGGCTTGCGGATGTAGCTGTTTGCCCCCTTGCCATACCCGTCCAACAGGTCCTGCTGCTCCTTGGAAGAGGTCAGGATGATCACCGGCAACAGCCGTGTCCGGTCGTCGTCACGAATGGCCTTGAGCACCTCAAGCCCGTTTATCTTGGGCAGCTTG containing:
- a CDS encoding sensor histidine kinase: MEKNVGIPIRLLIIEDSEDDALLTLRQLRKGGYDPVYRIVETPAALENALLEETWDIVLSDFHMPSFDGREALRIVRERGLDVPFVIISGVLVEEDAVEILKSGASDYVRKGNWSRLIPAIGRELREARGRREQQRAEEQEAEAQERYRNLFESAVEGIFQSTPAGRFVTANPAMAVLAGYDSPQELINSVRNISNELYVHSESRDMMLEILEAHGMVSGFEVEVYRKDGSRTWIVINSRGLFDDSGKLELIEGFVVDISKRKRAEAELANMNQQLEQLVADRTSELEQKALELEQANRRLQEVDQNKTAFLSSVSHELRTPLTSVLGFAKLIHRDFCKVFLPTSGVDEKMNRMGDRICDNLDIIVNEGERLTRLVNDFLDLVRIEAGRMNWDDQRVSPTRILKGAADAVNGLFVETPGLDLVFDVPEDLPDMTIDPDRMTQVIINLLNNAVKFTHKGHVALRAAPDTESDAIQIQIEDTGVGIPVDDIAKVFSKFHQVKGQEGKDIGTHGSGLGLSISQQIVEHYGGTIRVQSEVGQGSTFFLTLPLNRE
- a CDS encoding sensor histidine kinase codes for the protein MKTDDCQSKIDELNIEIDQLLYAISHDLRAPLRAIDGFSQAVVEDYGDQLDATGREYLERVRSGGRKVHEYIDGLLLISRESRGEMALGEVDFTRLVREVEGVVSTRYDNHVPRFNVEEDIMVVADLRLLRLLLEKLLDNAWKFTSRVQDAAIEVGQMDRAGDQVLYVRDNGVGFDMNYAEKRLFGAFQRMHDDEEYAGLGVGLATAKRIINRHGGRIWAESVQHAGTTVFFFLGQV
- a CDS encoding response regulator encodes the protein MFNDASGSILLVEDNPDDVALTLRAFKKNKIMNSIVVAKDGAEALDYLFCKGEYALRDMTDTPQMILLDLKLPKINGLEVLKAIRDDDRTRLLPVIILTSSKEQQDLLDGYGKGANSYIRKPVDFDQFTEAVKQLGLYWLVLNTGPEQA